CGTTCGGCCGAAGCAGCTCCACACAGCGTCGGACGGAAGgaacatgttttaatgatgtcACCGGGCTCAGGGTCCTCAGTATGGCGAAGAGGGTAATATGTTACACAACACCACCTTCCCTTGATTTTTCACTTACTAGCGACACTGTTATTAAAATGACTGATCCACATGTAACAGCGAGGGCATGCTGTAGTAACAGGCCAAATCAAAACAGGGGTGctctcattattattaataacagcAATACACGTCATCATGTGGCCCGGTGACCTTCgtttgcagtttattttttctagACGATTTACAAAAAAAAGCGACTGTTCAATTAAACCAGCAAAAGTATAATAGCAGTAACGTGTTACTACGATATTACTACTGCCCAGTTAATGCAtgactgttgctgtgtgttgcGTTCACGGTCACTCTGGGGACGCCGCTTATATTGTGAATAGGGGAATACATTCATCGCCACAGTGCGTTATTATTTCTACCTCAGCCGAGCGGGTTTGTTGACCTCAAGGGAGGCGTCTGGGACGAACTGGTCACCAGGGTTGGGTGTAGCCGTGGTTTATTGTTGTCCTGACTGTCCCTTGTGACTAGAATTGAAATGCTGACTCAAATTACCCCCAgcctgacagacacacacacacacaccagtctgAAACTCCGTTGACTGTGACTAAAGTTACCCCCCTTAGAGACAGGTCCAGCTCTCCACATGCAACGCTACTGCCGCGATTTGAGCTCTGTGTCGAGCTTCGCGTGTGCACGGCTAGTCAGGACCGACAAACGCCATGCACCGATCGTGTGACAGATGGGCTTTTGTGTGAAAACTACTGCGACCCACCGCCAACATGACCTCCAGCGTCACACGCAGAGTGGTGCGTACGGGTGGGAGTTGTCTGGCGAAACGCATTGTTATGTTGGGGGATGAGCCGTCcgaggtgctgctgctgctgctgctgctgctgctatttgCGGCTGACGAGTAAATCTAGCCTTTAAATGGTCCACAAGCAAATATTTGTGCATTCTCCGCCGAATTGAACCTCGAAACTTCACAGGCACCAAGCAGGCTTCTCTCTGTTCTTATTAGCATCTGCAAAAACCCCCAGTATCGCCCGTTGGATGAGAACACTGTGTACGGAATCAGAGCCACTTAGCAGGCCGTATCGCCATTGCTTTGTAAGGCTGCTGGCTAGCTACCGTCTTCTTCAGCTAGCAAAACTGTTCGCGCATCCGAGGTACGTGCTTTGGTTTCGTGAGCTTCACGCGTTTGAGAAGAGAAGGCGCTCCGttgcaaaatgtttgtttaatggtTAACACTGGATTCACATGGGCCGGCGTTGTTTTGAAGagctcttgttttgtttgacgCCATTTGCTCTGTTTAGGGGGTGGCTAGCTCCTGTCGCTAGTTAGCTGGCTAGCTAATGTTATTGTTAGCAACTTGGCTACTTTGACTGTGACTTGTTAGTGAAAGGGCAGTTGCTTCTCTGCACCAAATTGGCAAGTACCAACTCCTGCGCAGTCCTATTCAATAAGCTCTATGTGGCCGCCTCCCACTGCTTTTAAATGTCTCATTGACACAATTGTAACGTAGAGCTAGCTACTGTCACAGTTAGGATGTTTAGATGATCAGTGTGGCTTGAGGCAGTAATGCCAATGTAAGCTTTACCCTCACAATCAGCTGTTTAACCCCAACGTTATTAGTAGTGTGTATTCAATCTAATGCAGCCCAACCAACTACGTTAaactttgtatgtgtttttgtctggGGAACACTGATTAGAGCAGAACTGCTTATTTCTCATGGTGTAATAGGCACATTGTCATGCAGTGCATGTTATTACATGCAGATTATACATTATTATCCCATGCTTGTGAGGAAATTAACATCTTGAACACAATTTAAACTTTGTCAGTTGTGTTGCTGTTAGATTGTGAAATGTACGATTGTGCATAAGTCGGAAAACGAACTGTGTGACACGACAGATAATTGTATCAGTGAATTATTATGGTAATTGTTAATCCTTAAAGACCCCTTAAAGGCaggaataaaatgtgttcactttGTCATCGGTCTAACTTACTTAACCTCAGTAAAATTCACCCTTATCTCCTCACTCTGTGTCTCCACAGCAACACGGAGTGtcaagatgaagaagaaagctCGGCAGCACCGGGTTGCGGTGCCGCAGAGGCCCCCATCTCCCATCAAGCCATCTCCCAACAAGCAGATTTTGACTTATGCCCAGGCGCAGCGCATGGTGGAGTTTGAGATCGATGGGCGTCTCCATCGGCTCAGCATATACGACAAGCTGGATGTGATTTCGGATGATGACCCCATGGTACAGGAGATGATGGAGTGTACCAGCAATAAGGAGAATGCtgtgaaaccacagcagcaggtcCTTCTGAGGTCAGTCAGACTAAAAAACAACCAGGAGAAAAGAAATGCTGCACTGGGCATCACTGGTCATGGAGAGGGAGGTGGAAATCATGCCAGCAGTAACGTCGGCCCAAAGCTTCCAGAGCCTAAATTTCGTACAGTGGAGTATAACCTTCCAGCAGTTCCAAAGCGTGCACCTGCCTATTATAAATTCACGGAGAAGACCGAGGAAGAGTTGGATGAAGAAACAGAATATGATATGGATGAGGAGGATTATGCCTGGCTGGATTtggtaaatgaaaaaagaaggaGTGAAGGGGTCAGTCAGGTGTCCCACAATGTTTTTGAGTTCCTCGTCGATCGTTTTGAGAAAGAGTTGTACCTGGAAAGTCTGGATCAAGGCAGTGAAAAGCATGCGCCCATTGATGATGATGCTGTCTGCTGCATCTGTATGGATGGAGAGTGTCACAACAGCAATGCGATTTTATTCTGTGACCTGTGCAACGTGGCTGTGCATCAGGAATGCTATGGTGTACCCTACATTCCTGAAGGCCAGTGGCTTTGCAGACACTGCCTCCAGTCACCCAACCAGCCTGCAGACTGCATCCTTTGTCCTAACAAAGGTGGAGCAGTAAAAAAGACAGACGATGACCGCTGGGGGCATGTGGTGTGTGCTCTCTGGGTCCCTGAGGTTGGCTTCTCCAACACCACCTTTATTGAACCCATTGATGGTGTCAGCCACATTCCTCCAGCCCGCTGGAAGCTCAATTGCTACCTTTGCAAAGAGAAAGGTGTTGGAGCGTGCATCCAGTGCCACAAGGCCAACTGTTACACTGCCTTCCATGTCAGCTGTGCCCAAAAGGCTGGCCTCTTTATGAAGATGGAACCGATGACAGAAGTAACTGAAACAGGAGAGACAACCATCTCTGTGAAAAAGACTGCCTACTGCGGAGCTCACACACCTGTCGGATGTGTTCGGAGGCCTCTTTCAATTTATGATGACGCCAAACCCAAAAATGGACTTTGTAAGAAATTGGAAAAGATGAGAGGCACAGGTAAAGGACAGTCAAaaggaaagcagcagcagaagaagaagaataagaagCCTGAGCCCGAAGTCGAAAGTGAACCTGCAACACCTGCTACTGTGCCTCATTTTCCTGCACACAGGTATACATATGAGCTGGGATGCATAGTATTTGCTTAATGGGGATGTGTGAAGAGCATTTAGATTGTACAGTGTCAGCATATGATACTGGCTAATAAATTAGCCAGTCATATTTGACTTCTTCACTGGTTAAATTCAGCCTGTGGCTTTTGCCACCCATTGTTTCCATGGTCTGTTCTAAAAATATACGTTACTGGTAAAACACTACGAACAGCTAGAGACATTTGGgatgctgttgttgtgctgttaTCTCTCACTGACTTTATGCTCATAATACCTGTCTTTCTGGCTCCTTTAGGTTACAAACCATTTTGAACCAGGTGTCAGTTCAAAAGAAGAAAGCATTTGTGGAGCTAGTCCTAAATTACTGGACTCTAAAGAGGCAATCCAGGAATGGGCTCCCTCTCATCAGACGCCTTCAGACAAAACTGCAGTCTCAGAAGAATACGCAACCGGTTTGTTCATCTGTCAGTCAGCCAGAGAAGCATTTCAGTCATTCTGCCTTTTACCAAAGTTCTTGAAATATgtgttgtaattatttatgCAGTCATTTTCATGTTTGGTGAAGcctattatattttaatattttgccTAGTATGCCACTCAAtaccttgattttttttttctcagcaaaCACAAGTTATTATTCTATTCAGTTCTTTAATGCATGCATTAAATTACTTCTCCAGAGGCAGAGCGAAGAGGAAAGCAGGGCATTAAAAGACCAGCTGAAGGAATGGCATCGTCTCCGGCACGACCTGGAGAGAGCGCGGCTGCTGCTGGAGCTAATTCGCAAGAGGGAAAAGCTCAAGAGGGAAGAGGTAGGAGTGGGGGAATTAGTGGGTACATTTTTGACTTAGTCCATGGTCAGATGCtttgtaaaatgaaacaatCTGTTCTGCTAATGTTTTCCCTTTTCCACTGGGTTTTAGATTAAACTGCAGGAGACCCTCCTTGAGATGCAGTTGAGTCCCTTCAGTATTTTGCTCAGAGCTCTCTTGGACCAGCTCCAGGCAAAAGACCAGGCCAAGATCTTCACTCAACCGGTTGATGTCAACGAGGTGAACTTCAGTGGATGCTTGAGCACTTTGAAGTTGCATTATTTCACATAGGCacaagctttttattttccattacatCTATAATAAAAAGCTTCTCTTCAAATAATCTCTTAGAAAGGTACACTAATCACAGCCTCTGCTTTTCCTCATATTGCCACACACCTGTTAAAAGTTGTAATCAAACACTGCAACAAAAGGCTACAGCCTGCAGACAACAGTTTGTTCCATGTCACAGGATCTGATCACAGTGACTCAGGTTATAAATCAACCCCCCTTCTTGTGTAGACAAGTGTTGAGCAATGTGACTTCCTGGTAAGTGGAATCTGTAACCTGAGATTAAAGTCGAGTGGCATTTGGTGACGCCTGTAAAATGGAAAGGGTGCTTCTCCCTGCAAGCCCGgctagctcagtcggtagagcatgaGACTCTTAATCTCAGGGTCGTGGGTTCGAGCCCCACGTTGGGCGTCACTTTTGAACATAGAGGTTTTTTTGGCAGATTACTAATTTTATTGTTTGGCTGTGCTTATATGGTATAATGAGTTTTGTTAGCAGGCCATCTCTTTAGTTCTAAGACTTTATAGTGTCAGAATAACATAGTGTCAAAgttatgattttctttttgattttattctACATGTCAATGATAACATGCCCTATAAGAGTAATATGAAACATGTTATTAAATGTCGTatccaaaatgtcaaaatcttGGCCCAGAATGTTggataaacaaacaacattacaaaaaaaacatatgtgcTGTTTCTTGTAGGTTCCCGACTACCTTGACCACATCAAGCACCCAATGGACTTCTCCACCATGCGGCAGCGCATAGATGCCCAGGGCTACAACAACTTGGAACAATTTGAGAATGACTTCAGCCTCATAATTGACAATTGCATGAAGTATAACTCAAAGGACACCTATTTCTACCGAGCTGCTGTTCGCCTCCGAGACCAGGGTGGAGTCCTGCTTAGAAAAGCCCGACGTGATGTGGAGAAAATCGGCTTTGACACGGAAAGCGGCATGCATCTTACCGAGGCTCCTGAAATCACAGCACCACCATCCTTTTCATGGGAGGACGGTAAAGACAGTAGAAAAGAAACAGGCCAGGTTCAATATATAGACAGTGCCCAAAATGTAGGGATTCAAAAGTGATTGGACTGTCATACAAGAAGTTAAACAAATGAATCATAATGTGGGCTTCACTTTGTGTCACGTTGATGCTCTTTTGAGGCCTTCATTGCAGATACCTCTAACTCTTGATATCCATTGAGTTTTGGTGAtgatgtctttttatttcctcagtGGACCGCCTGCTAGTGCCAGCCAATCGGGAGCATTTGTCTCCGGACAAGCAGTTGCAGCAGTTACTGGAGAAGTTTGACCTGACCTGTGCCATGAAATCCAGCCCCTCCCGCAGCAAGCGTCTCAAGCTGCTCAAAAAGACTATCAATGATGTTCGCAATGAAATGAGTTTAAAGAGAGTTCATCCTTCCCACCACTCTTGTTCCTTTACAACACCTTCCACATTAGCATCATCTTTATCAGCTCCCACATGCCCAGAACTTCGTGAACCTAAAGAGGAGAGGCTAAAGCCCAATGGACATTTCCCAGATGATGAAGGTATGTATAAATCTATTAAAGCTTTATTAAGACATTCAATTCCTTGCTAACACTGTGCTTGTCAAGACTTTGCTCAAGAAGCTTGCAGCAGGCCTAAAAAAATCAGTTGatgtttgaaaaaataaaaaccacacaaCTCTTCAGAGATGAATGACGTGGATATAAAGTTTATGTTCCAAAGTTTCTGTGGAGGCGATGGTTGTgctccagcagcagagaaagggAATGGAAGtctgaatttaaaagaaatctaGTATTGTCTTCATAACAgagcctttttttaaacaaggtCAGAACACAGTGTAACGTTCGTATCACACTGTATCACTGCGGTTGTTCACAGCATACTTGCTAAGTCACATTAAGTCTGGTGAAAATAGCATTATCATGAGCTTTAGGGAGGCATACAATAATATGCATGTGCAGATCTACAAACACCAGGAGAAAATGTGGATCACCGACAGAGttagttatgttttttaatatctgttcttttcattaaaacagtgtGACAAATATTACATAATGTTCTTTTACGTAGCCAAACCCTAACATGAATTAAAGCCAAAATACAACTTGGTAGCACTGCATCTAAGAAAATACTAATTGTGGTGCATAACAATCGAGtgccttttctcctcctccacaggaGACAAGTCTCTTCCTCCTAAATTGGAGCCTTCAGACTCCATACCCCCCCTCATCCACTCAGACGCAGACTCTGAGCCCCCCACCCTCAAACCAATTGATGCCGCCCCAGACGGCGAGGACAAACCTCACAGCAAGCGAGGCAGGTTTGATGGGGAAATACCAGACCTGCTCTTCCCTACTCCACGCCTCAACGGCCACTCTCGCAATAGCCTCCAGAACTCTTTGCTGGATGGAGACGTAAGCGTGGTCGCCACATCCACCCTTGCCGAGCCCACGGGCACCGTGAACCGTCGGACTGCTGTGCTCTTCCGCAAATCGAAGGCAGCCAGCCCTCAGAAGCCCCCAAGGAACACAGACGAAGGGTCCAATAATGTAGACAGCAAAGAGGGgaatgaggaggaagatgaagatggcGCACAGCTGGGGTCCAAGTCTTTCCTGTCAGTGGTCATACCCAGACTGGAGACGCTGCTTCACGGCAAGAAGAGGAAGCGCAGTGGCAGcagagacagtgaggaggagggaggagaaggagagaacgAACAAGAGGGGGAGTCTCATGTCAAAAGAGCTGACACTGGTAAGCATGCCAGAGAGAAACACCAGAAAAACGGCTCTTTATTACTGGGCTTGGACACTCAGTGCCAATACTGTAACCATCACACAGGAAGTTGCCGATTTTTCACAGGAGCTTCGCCACAGTTTTCTTCCTGGCTAAATTTTTTTTGAGCTCCAGTATGTGAGAATTTGAATGGCAGTCCTTCAAGCACTTCATAAAATTAGTACAGAAGTATTAGTCTGCTGCCAACGGCTGTAAGTGGCAGCACAAACATTGCAATTAGCTGTTACACTGCTTACAAGTCATCACAGTCAAATTCCAAATAGCACAGCAGTaagcaacaacaaacacttgtttactgttttacatcTGTTTGCTTAAATCAGATTAGAGTTTGGCTGAACAACCTGTAGCCGATGCTAACTTTCTGCCCTGTGCTCTCTCAGGCCTGTCAAGTGGTTTTTTGAAGGCAGGGGAGGAGAAGGGGCTTGAAGAACCCAGTAGAACCAGTAGGCCGGTGGAGCCACGAAGGCGCTGTGCCTCGGAGTCCTCCATCTCCTCATGTAGCAGTCTTCCAGGAAGCACCAGGTAATGCACTGAAATGAGCATTTTTGTTCCCAGTTATTGCGTTTACTACATAACTTTGTCATGTTTGttgccttttgttttgtttccagcaCCATACTCAGTCTTCCAAAGTGTGGGAAAGGAAAGCCCGCCTTGGTCCGGAGAAACACTGTGGATGACAAGAGCGAACTTATCGCCTGCATCGAAAACGGGAATTTTGCTAAAGCTGCACGAATTGCTGCTGGTAAGTGTCAACACAATGTGCGTGCATGTGGACTGAGGaagtttaatttgtgtttttttttttttttttgtaaatacaaacctattttattcaaataaatttGGAGGTAGTGGAAAACGGAAACTAATGaatcagcagctcagtgacTTTGGACttttgaaaaaaacatgtttgctgCATCACCTAATATAAGGAAATGTTTTGCAGCGAGCCCTCAAATCTAATTGAGTTATTACAAAGACGTACTAAGGAAGTAGATCTGACTGAGTTTAAACTATTTAGTTTGTCTAGAAAACAGTATTGTAAATGTTAGAAACCAGCACATTTTCATCATCTTAATTATAGACGGATTAACTTATTGGCTAATCGAAACAGTAATCAGCAAACTAATTGATTGTGATTGTGGCCAGTAAGTGTTATGTTACATGAAGCACCAGTGTAGATACACAGGTGTCTGCAGGTGCCGTTAAAGTGCCTATAATTCACAAAGCTCAAactcacaaaaaacaaaatgtgttcagAGTTGGCCTTAAATGACTGGTTTATTGCGTTCTAGTCAGTTTAGTTTAACCTGCAGACATCTGGTtattattacaaacacaaaaagcaactACCAGCCAAGTTAGTGTGATACTTGGCAGTGACTGCCGAGTCTTGTGCCTGCCACTATGGCATGTAACCAGTCAGCAACTGGGGACTTGTCCCTCATCTAAAATTCACATTTGGCTGATTAGTTGGTACAAGTGGCTGGTagattttaataaatgtcattCACTGTGGCTCTTAAAGAGAAAAGGTAATTTCCCACTCTGGTTTGCTGTGTATGCTCCTGCACTGAAAGCATGGCTTtggaaatgtgtttatgtgtttaaacCCGTACATAACATGTTTGGTGTTGTTCCCACTTCCATAGAGGTTGGAAACAGCAATATTTGGATGCCCGCTAGTGCTGCAACCGTTGCATTGGAACCTTTAAAGCTAGTTTGGGCCAAATGTAGCGGATACCCTTCCTATCCTGCCTtggtgagtgtttgtgtgagagaaagCATGAATATTTGAAAGTTTCTTCACTCAGACGTTATTGTTGTCATCGCTTTACTTTGGGAGACATTGAAAACCAATGATGATAATGGTTGTTTAACAGGATGATTAGGAAGTTTCACTATAACTGGTCTTTCAGTGACCAGGTTTCCAGAGTTGTCTCTGGTTTGCCCTGTAGGGGgcagcattttactgttaaCCAGTTTAATTTGACCTTAACATGAAAGGACAAATGAGAAAAGGTAGCTTGTAGCCACAAGCCGATGGTGTGCATGCAACTTAAACATCCCATGTAAATGCTTAAGTGATTTGATGAGTGTAATAACTACATGTTTTCCATGTATTTGCATTCATGATGATGTCTGCTTGTGTGAGAAACTCGCCTTTTTCCCCCCACCCTCTGCAGATCATCGACCCCCACATGCCACGTGTGAGCTGCCAGCACAACGGGGTGTCCATCCCTGTGCCCCCCATGGACGTGCTCCGCATTGGAGAACAGATGCAGTACAAAGCCGAAGAGAAGCTCTACCTCGTCCTCTTCTTCGACAACAAGCGCAGCTGGTGAGGGCCTCTATCTGCAGGAATGATTTACGCTGACTCAGGTTTCTACAAGGGTAAACCTGTCAGTCTGTCTTGTCAGCTGATCATTATTCTCTTGTGGCTGCATGACATCAATTGTCAAGAGGCAAGAAATAGCTCTCGTTTCAAAAGGCATTTGAAAGTTTCACCTGGACTCTGTATCACTAGGAAATTGTGTCTCAGTCTTTAGCAGGGAAAATGGCACTGTAACCCTACTGTCAGACCATCAAGCTGAAATTCCCTAAATGTAATCTCAGCTTTATATAGGTAACTGTTTTGAAAAGATTGATATATGCCTGGGAAGTAATACTATCAGGAGCACGGAAACACATTCAACCCCAGCTAGTTGCTGATGGTGTAACATCAGTGCTGTTTTCTCCCCTTCAGGCAGTGGCTTCCTAGATCCAAGATGGTTCCTCTGGGAATGGACAAGACCATAGACAAGATCAAAATGATGGAGGGACGCACATCCAGCATTCGCAAGGCTGTCCAGATCGCCTTCAGCCGTGCCATGAACCACCTGAGCATTGTGCAGGACGAGCCAGTCAGCGACCTCAGCgatgtggactgatgacaacgGCTGACtgtctcccctctctttctctctctcacacacacacagacacatacacacttatgtCTCACTGTACGTTTGAGGACACTTATACACATGACACTTGACAA
The window above is part of the Anabas testudineus chromosome 23, fAnaTes1.2, whole genome shotgun sequence genome. Proteins encoded here:
- the brd1a gene encoding bromodomain-containing protein 1 isoform X1, producing MGFCVKTTATHRQHDLQRHTQSATRSVKMKKKARQHRVAVPQRPPSPIKPSPNKQILTYAQAQRMVEFEIDGRLHRLSIYDKLDVISDDDPMVQEMMECTSNKENAVKPQQQVLLRSVRLKNNQEKRNAALGITGHGEGGGNHASSNVGPKLPEPKFRTVEYNLPAVPKRAPAYYKFTEKTEEELDEETEYDMDEEDYAWLDLVNEKRRSEGVSQVSHNVFEFLVDRFEKELYLESLDQGSEKHAPIDDDAVCCICMDGECHNSNAILFCDLCNVAVHQECYGVPYIPEGQWLCRHCLQSPNQPADCILCPNKGGAVKKTDDDRWGHVVCALWVPEVGFSNTTFIEPIDGVSHIPPARWKLNCYLCKEKGVGACIQCHKANCYTAFHVSCAQKAGLFMKMEPMTEVTETGETTISVKKTAYCGAHTPVGCVRRPLSIYDDAKPKNGLCKKLEKMRGTGKGQSKGKQQQKKKNKKPEPEVESEPATPATVPHFPAHRLQTILNQVSVQKKKAFVELVLNYWTLKRQSRNGLPLIRRLQTKLQSQKNTQPVCSSRQSEEESRALKDQLKEWHRLRHDLERARLLLELIRKREKLKREEIKLQETLLEMQLSPFSILLRALLDQLQAKDQAKIFTQPVDVNEVPDYLDHIKHPMDFSTMRQRIDAQGYNNLEQFENDFSLIIDNCMKYNSKDTYFYRAAVRLRDQGGVLLRKARRDVEKIGFDTESGMHLTEAPEITAPPSFSWEDVDRLLVPANREHLSPDKQLQQLLEKFDLTCAMKSSPSRSKRLKLLKKTINDVRNEMSLKRVHPSHHSCSFTTPSTLASSLSAPTCPELREPKEERLKPNGHFPDDEGDKSLPPKLEPSDSIPPLIHSDADSEPPTLKPIDAAPDGEDKPHSKRGRFDGEIPDLLFPTPRLNGHSRNSLQNSLLDGDVSVVATSTLAEPTGTVNRRTAVLFRKSKAASPQKPPRNTDEGSNNVDSKEGNEEEDEDGAQLGSKSFLSVVIPRLETLLHGKKRKRSGSRDSEEEGGEGENEQEGESHVKRADTGLSSGFLKAGEEKGLEEPSRTSRPVEPRRRCASESSISSCSSLPGSTSTILSLPKCGKGKPALVRRNTVDDKSELIACIENGNFAKAARIAAEVGNSNIWMPASAATVALEPLKLVWAKCSGYPSYPALIIDPHMPRVSCQHNGVSIPVPPMDVLRIGEQMQYKAEEKLYLVLFFDNKRSWQWLPRSKMVPLGMDKTIDKIKMMEGRTSSIRKAVQIAFSRAMNHLSIVQDEPVSDLSDVD
- the brd1a gene encoding bromodomain-containing protein 1 isoform X2, whose amino-acid sequence is MGFCVKTTATHRQHDLQRHTQSATRSVKMKKKARQHRVAVPQRPPSPIKPSPNKQILTYAQAQRMVEFEIDGRLHRLSIYDKLDVISDDDPMVQEMMECTSNKENAVKPQQQVLLRSVRLKNNQEKRNAALGITGHGEGGGNHASSNVGPKLPEPKFRTVEYNLPAVPKRAPAYYKFTEKTEEELDEETEYDMDEEDYAWLDLVNEKRRSEGVSQVSHNVFEFLVDRFEKELYLESLDQGSEKHAPIDDDAVCCICMDGECHNSNAILFCDLCNVAVHQECYGVPYIPEGQWLCRHCLQSPNQPADCILCPNKGGAVKKTDDDRWGHVVCALWVPEVGFSNTTFIEPIDGVSHIPPARWKLNCYLCKEKGVGACIQCHKANCYTAFHVSCAQKAGLFMKMEPMTEVTETGETTISVKKTAYCGAHTPVGCVRRPLSIYDDAKPKNGLCKKLEKMRGTGKGQSKGKQQQKKKNKKPEPEVESEPATPATVPHFPAHRLQTILNQVSVQKKKAFVELVLNYWTLKRQSRNGLPLIRRLQTKLQSQKNTQPRQSEEESRALKDQLKEWHRLRHDLERARLLLELIRKREKLKREEIKLQETLLEMQLSPFSILLRALLDQLQAKDQAKIFTQPVDVNEVPDYLDHIKHPMDFSTMRQRIDAQGYNNLEQFENDFSLIIDNCMKYNSKDTYFYRAAVRLRDQGGVLLRKARRDVEKIGFDTESGMHLTEAPEITAPPSFSWEDVDRLLVPANREHLSPDKQLQQLLEKFDLTCAMKSSPSRSKRLKLLKKTINDVRNEMSLKRVHPSHHSCSFTTPSTLASSLSAPTCPELREPKEERLKPNGHFPDDEGDKSLPPKLEPSDSIPPLIHSDADSEPPTLKPIDAAPDGEDKPHSKRGRFDGEIPDLLFPTPRLNGHSRNSLQNSLLDGDVSVVATSTLAEPTGTVNRRTAVLFRKSKAASPQKPPRNTDEGSNNVDSKEGNEEEDEDGAQLGSKSFLSVVIPRLETLLHGKKRKRSGSRDSEEEGGEGENEQEGESHVKRADTGLSSGFLKAGEEKGLEEPSRTSRPVEPRRRCASESSISSCSSLPGSTSTILSLPKCGKGKPALVRRNTVDDKSELIACIENGNFAKAARIAAEVGNSNIWMPASAATVALEPLKLVWAKCSGYPSYPALIIDPHMPRVSCQHNGVSIPVPPMDVLRIGEQMQYKAEEKLYLVLFFDNKRSWQWLPRSKMVPLGMDKTIDKIKMMEGRTSSIRKAVQIAFSRAMNHLSIVQDEPVSDLSDVD
- the brd1a gene encoding bromodomain-containing protein 1 isoform X3 gives rise to the protein MKKKARQHRVAVPQRPPSPIKPSPNKQILTYAQAQRMVEFEIDGRLHRLSIYDKLDVISDDDPMVQEMMECTSNKENAVKPQQQVLLRSVRLKNNQEKRNAALGITGHGEGGGNHASSNVGPKLPEPKFRTVEYNLPAVPKRAPAYYKFTEKTEEELDEETEYDMDEEDYAWLDLVNEKRRSEGVSQVSHNVFEFLVDRFEKELYLESLDQGSEKHAPIDDDAVCCICMDGECHNSNAILFCDLCNVAVHQECYGVPYIPEGQWLCRHCLQSPNQPADCILCPNKGGAVKKTDDDRWGHVVCALWVPEVGFSNTTFIEPIDGVSHIPPARWKLNCYLCKEKGVGACIQCHKANCYTAFHVSCAQKAGLFMKMEPMTEVTETGETTISVKKTAYCGAHTPVGCVRRPLSIYDDAKPKNGLCKKLEKMRGTGKGQSKGKQQQKKKNKKPEPEVESEPATPATVPHFPAHRLQTILNQVSVQKKKAFVELVLNYWTLKRQSRNGLPLIRRLQTKLQSQKNTQPVCSSRQSEEESRALKDQLKEWHRLRHDLERARLLLELIRKREKLKREEIKLQETLLEMQLSPFSILLRALLDQLQAKDQAKIFTQPVDVNEVPDYLDHIKHPMDFSTMRQRIDAQGYNNLEQFENDFSLIIDNCMKYNSKDTYFYRAAVRLRDQGGVLLRKARRDVEKIGFDTESGMHLTEAPEITAPPSFSWEDVDRLLVPANREHLSPDKQLQQLLEKFDLTCAMKSSPSRSKRLKLLKKTINDVRNEMSLKRVHPSHHSCSFTTPSTLASSLSAPTCPELREPKEERLKPNGHFPDDEGDKSLPPKLEPSDSIPPLIHSDADSEPPTLKPIDAAPDGEDKPHSKRGRFDGEIPDLLFPTPRLNGHSRNSLQNSLLDGDVSVVATSTLAEPTGTVNRRTAVLFRKSKAASPQKPPRNTDEGSNNVDSKEGNEEEDEDGAQLGSKSFLSVVIPRLETLLHGKKRKRSGSRDSEEEGGEGENEQEGESHVKRADTGLSSGFLKAGEEKGLEEPSRTSRPVEPRRRCASESSISSCSSLPGSTSTILSLPKCGKGKPALVRRNTVDDKSELIACIENGNFAKAARIAAEVGNSNIWMPASAATVALEPLKLVWAKCSGYPSYPALIIDPHMPRVSCQHNGVSIPVPPMDVLRIGEQMQYKAEEKLYLVLFFDNKRSWQWLPRSKMVPLGMDKTIDKIKMMEGRTSSIRKAVQIAFSRAMNHLSIVQDEPVSDLSDVD